The following are encoded together in the Ovis canadensis isolate MfBH-ARS-UI-01 breed Bighorn chromosome 2, ARS-UI_OviCan_v2, whole genome shotgun sequence genome:
- the BSDC1 gene encoding BSD domain-containing protein 1 isoform X2 produces the protein MAEGEDVGWWRSWLQQSYQAVKEKSSEALEFMKRDLTEFTQVVQRDTACTIAATASVVKEKLTTEGSSGATEKMKKGLSDFLGVISDTFAPSPDKTIDCDVITLMGTPSGTAEPYDGTKARLYSLQSDPATYCNEPDGPPELFDAWLSEFCLEEKKGEISELLVGSPSIRALYTKMVPAAVSHSEFWHRYFYKVHQLEQEQARRDALKQRAEQSISEEPGWEEEEEELAGVSPTSLKEAKIPVARPSTSPEGGPSPQSPCEENLVTPVEPPTEVTPSESSESISLVTQIAKPPPASETPALPKDLSQKLLEASLEEQDLAVDTGETGPPPRAQSKPHTPACRPSGPEPRPPARVETLREEVLTDLRVFELNSDSGKSTPSNNGKKGSSTDISEDWEKDFDLDMTEEEVQMALSKVDASGELEDVEWEDWD, from the exons TCCTCTGAAGCCCTGGAGTTCATGAAGCGGGACCTGACGGAGTTCACCCAGGTGGTGCAGCGCGACACGGCCTGCACCATTGCGGCCACCGCCAGCGTGGTCAAGGAGAAGCTGACT ACTGAAGGCTCCTCTGGAGCgacagagaaaatgaagaaagggcTGTCTGACTTCTTGGGGGTGATCTCCGATACCTTTGCTCCCTCACCAGACAAAACCATCGACTGTGACGTTATCACCCTGATGGGCACACCTTCTGGCACGGCTGAGCCCTATGATGGCACCAAG gCTCGCCTCTATAGCCTGCAGTCAGACCCAGCAACCTACTGCAATGAACCAGATG GGCCTCCAGAGTTGTTTGATGCCTGGCTTTCCGAGTTCTGcttggaggagaagaagggggagatCTCAGAGCTCCTTGTAGGCAGCCCCTCCATCCGGGCCCTCTACACCAAGATG GTGCCTGCAGCCGTTTCCCATTCAGAATTCTGGCATCGGTATTTCTATAAAGTCCATCAACTAGAGCAG GAGCAGGCCCGGAGGGATGCCCTGAAGCAGCGGGCAGAACAGAGCATCTCTGAAGAGCCTggctgggaggaggaagaag aggagcttgcggGCGTTTCACCCACATCCCTAAAAGAGGCAAAGATTCCTGTGGCCAGACCTTCCACATCGCCTGAAGGAGGACCCAGTCCCCAGAGCCCCTGTGAAGAGAATCTGGTGACCCCCGTTGAACCTCCAACAGAGGTGACCCCCTCGGAGAGCAGTGAGAGCATCTCCCTGGTGACACAGATTGCCAAACCGCCCCCTGCCTCTGAGACCCCAGCACTGCCCAAGGACCTGTCCCAGAAGCTTCTAGAGGCATCTTTGGAGGAACAGGACCTGGCTGTGGATACGGGCGAGACTGGACCCCCACCCCGAGCTCAGTCTAAGCCCCACACCCCTGCTTGCCGCCCCAGCGGTCCAGAGCCCCGGCCTCCAGCCAGAGTAGAGACTCTCAGGGAAGAGGTCCTCACAGACTTACGGGTGTTTGAGCTGAACTCGGACAGTGGGAAGTCTACGCCCTCCAACAATGGGAAAAAAG GCTCGAGTACAGACATCAGTGAGGACTGGGAGAAGGACTttgacttggacatgactgaagaagaAGTGCAGATGGCACTTTCCAAAGTGGATGCCTCCGGTGAG CTGGAAGACGTAGAGTGGGAGGACTGGGACTGA
- the FAM229A gene encoding protein FAM229A, with translation MQPVPSTPGPGRAADTCPAPPGPERPPAARARAAASSLGPASASGRAPRGLDMSAQEPPQGRRFPIEAGDSPGLAAAPESQDSPEPVATEHNPVRPLRRCPGCHCLTLLHVPIDVYLAMGGSPRARAT, from the exons ATGCAGCCCGTCCCCTCGACGCCTGGGCCGGGACGCGCCGCAGACACCTGCCCGGCTCCGCCTGGACCGGAGCGTCCTCCCGCGGCCAGGGCTCGGGCAGCTGCTTCCAGCCTGGGACCGGCCTCGGCCTCCGGCAG AGCGCCCCGGGGCCTGGACATGAGTGCCCAGGAGCCCCCGCAGGGTCGGAGATTCCCCATTGAGGCCGGAGACTCCCCTGGCCTTGCCGCCGCCCCCGAGTCCCAGGACAGCCCGGAGCCGGTAGCTACGGAGCACAACCCGGTCAG GCCGCTTCGACGCTGCCCCGGCTGCCACTGCCTGACGCTGCTGCACGTGCCCATCGACGTCTACCTGGCCATGGGCGGGAGCCCCCGGGCCCGCGCCACCTGA
- the TSSK3 gene encoding testis-specific serine/threonine-protein kinase 3 has translation MEDFLLSNGYQLGKTIGEGTYSKVKEAVSKKHQRKVAIKIIDKMGGPEEFIQRFLPRELQIVRTLDHKNIIQVYEMLESADGKIYLVMELAEGGDVFDCVLNGGPLPESRAKALFRQMVEAIRYCHGCGVAHRDLKCENALLQGFSLKLTDFGFAKVLPKSRRELSQTFCGSTAYAAPEVLQGIPHDSTKGDIWSMGVVLHVMLCASLPFDDTDIPKMLWQQQKGVSFPTHLGISAECQDLLKRLLEPDMTLRPSIEEVSWHPWLASTS, from the exons ATGGAGGACTTTCTGCTCTCCAATGGGTACCAGCTGGGCAAGACCATTGGGGAAGGGACCTACTCAAAAGTCAAAGAAGCAGTTTCCAAAAAACACCAAAGAAAAGTGGCAATTAAAATTATAGACAAGATGGGAGGGCCAGAAG agtTTATCCAGAGATTCCTGCCTCGGGAGCTCCAGATTGTCCGTACCCTGGACCACAAGAACATCATCCAAGTGTATGAGATGCTGGAGTCTGCCGACGGGAAAATCTACCTGGTGATGGAGCTGGCTGAAGGAGGGGATGTCTTTGACTGTGTGCTGAATGGGGGGCCACTGCCTGAGAGCCGGGCCAAGGCCCTCTTCCGTCAGATGGTCGAGGCCATCCGCTACTGCCACGGCTGTGGTGTGGCCCACCGGGACCTCAAGTGTGAGAACGCCTTGTTGCAGGGCTTCAGCCTGAAGCTGACAGACTTTGGCTTTGCCAAGGTGTTGCCCAAATCGCGCCGGGAGTTGAGCCAGACCTTCTGCGGCAGCACCGCCTATGCCGCCCCCGAAGTGCTGCAGGGTATCCCGCATGACAGCACGAAGGGTGACATCTGGAGCATGGGCGTGGTCCTGCACGTCATGCTCTGTGCCAGCCTGCCTTTTGACGACACAGACATCCCCAAGATGCTGTGGCAGCAGCAGAAGGGGGTGTCCTTCCCCACTCATCTGGGCATCTCGGCTGAATGCCAGGACTTGCTCAAGcggctcctggaaccagacatgaCTCTCCGGCCTTCAATTGAAGAAGTTAGTTGGCATCCATGGCTAGCAAGCACTTCATAA